The Leptodactylus fuscus isolate aLepFus1 chromosome 1, aLepFus1.hap2, whole genome shotgun sequence nucleotide sequence gtagcccgatcctgcagctgaaacacttttaagagacggtcctggtgcttgctggtctttcttgggcgccctggagcctttttgccaacaatggaacctctctccttgaagttcttgatgatgcgatagattgttgactgaggtgcaatctttctagctgcgatacacctccctgttaggccatttttgtgcagtgcaatgatgactgcacgtgtttctttagagataaccatggttaacagaagagaaacaatgatgccaagcaccagcctccttttaaagtgtccagtggtgtcattcttacttaatcatgacagattgatctccagccctgtcctcatcaacacccacacctgtgttaatggagcaatcactgaaacaatgttagctggtccttttaaggcagggctgcaatgatggggAAATGTGtttttggggataaagttcattttctaggcaaatattgactttgcaagtaattgctgttaagctgatcactctttataacattctggagtagatgcaaattgccattagaacaactgaaggaatagactttgtaacaattaatatttgtatcattctcaaaacttttggccatgactgtatactatatacaccactatatatactatactgtatacaccactatatatactatactatactatactatacacaccactatatatacgatagatagatagatagatagatagatagatagatagaatattcaatatgtataatatgtataatattttaatattatacACAGAGTTCCCATAGAAGCCACTAATATTCTTTACTGTAATTGTAGACAGTGAGACCTGCCATAAATGTCCAGAAGAAGAGTGGCCTGATGAGAAGAAAGTGACATGTATCCCCAAGACCTACGAGTTTCTCTCTTATGAGAAGGACATTTTGGTTTCAGTTTTTATGTCAATTACTTTATGTCTTAGTGTTATAACATTGTTTATATTGGGAATCTTCATCTATTACTGGGACACTCCAATTGTTAAAGCCAATAACCGGACTGTGAGCTTCATCCTCTTGGTCTCCATATTGCTCGgcttcctctgtgtcttcttcttccttggTCGTCCAGTGGCCATAACCTGCTTACTGAGACAGACATCATTTGGGATCTTCTTTTCCATTGGTGTCTCTTCTGTTCTGGCGAAGACAGTCACAGTCTGTATTGCCTTCAAAGCCACCAAACCTGGCAGTGTCTGGGTGAAATTTGTCTCACTCAAAGTCTCTAATTCTGTGGTCTTGGTGTGTTCTTCTGTACAAGTTctcatttgtgttatttggatgtTGGTGTCTCCTCCTTATGTAGAGTTTGACCATCAGTCTTATCCTGGgaagatcatcattcagtgtaatgagggctcagatctctggttctactccatgttgggttatatggggctcctggccgctgtcagctttcttctggctttcatggtgaggacattaccggacagttttaatgaggccaagtacatcaccttcagcatgctgctgttctgtagtgtctggatggccatgatcccggcttatctgagcaccagagggaaatacatggtggccgtggagatatttgctATCCTGACCTCATGTTCTGGCATTCTTGGTTGTACATTTTTACCTAAAGTTTATATTCTGCTTCTAAAACCAGATTTGAACTCAAGAAATGCAATAATGGAGAAAAGCAAGCTATAAATATCATAAAAGTATAAGGCTAGGTTTATATTATCACTTTTTTATCTGGGTCCAGATCACATACACTTATTAGCAAAAAGGAAACACTATTCtgaccttgtgactttcaggctcacCATCCACTTCAGCTTTGAATGAGAGACTACCATAATTTTAAGGACTATCATCTTATTGTATACTACAAATGACAACCTGTTCAGTTCAGAGTGTTATTAGATGTATTCCAAAGCGAAAGGTCACTGGTTTAACTTGAGGTCagtcatgaagaagatttcccgaGAATAGAGAAaaagcatcatccagctcattgatAGCGGTCTCTCCACCAAGAAAATTGTCAAACTaaatcatgtgagtgccatgacagttggaagataCGAAATAAAGTCCGTCCATCCATTTCAAAGTCAAGAGATAGatatccaggcaaaatattgggGTCAACAAGTTGGCTCATCACAAGATCTATtgctgagttcagacagagttttttgctcTGGAATTTGAGGCCAAGGTcgtctcagattccggaccaaaaaattggtcgtctctgctccggattaggcccaaatgaataggcttaCTTGGGAGGAAGTGTTTTCGGGCAGACGTCCGCGGCTGAACCGGCcgttgaatccgcctgaagaaaggtcatgtcgcttcttttttcagtctGTTctcactcgcagaaaaaagataTGACCagcacctattgatttcaatgggagacgttattttgatcaggattttgtcgcacattccacgtcaaaatcttgaccaaaaaacgccGCCTGAACTCAGCCTATCAGCTTTGATGTGACAAACACAGCAGTGAAGGAGGCTTGTGTACTTTGTGATCGTGAGATCATAGATGTTACAGAAATCTGGAATGGTGGCCCCAAAAAGGTGAAGAAACCTTGacttcaatatcatcataaggatcgagtttgcaaaaaagtatgaaaagtgaacagtagaagattggaaattgATTTGGAGTCAAAAGCGAGAAGAAATGGTtctatgacaatgaagtagaggtgatgGATTGGTCCccacagtctccagatctcaaccaaATCGAAcatttgtgggtagagttgaagaaaaatctGTGTTCGTACCCAAGTGGGTCAATAAGCATTCAACAATATTGGTAATGTGTAGAAGAgtcctgggatcagatttcaggCATGTTTTGAGGCATGTTTGAATCTTATGGAgaacatgcccagaaggattcaggccttgaaagccaaaggtggatttacaaaatattaccaaaataataaaaataaaatgttagatttttaggagcaaaacaataacaatgcagttatatgacaagaatctgtataactaataaagtcaaatttatgtatgagatagccaagatgatttatGGGAGTTTCATGTTCCAAGCTGTAGTGGGTGGTGAGATATGGATCCTGAAAGTCAAAAATTCTAAATATGTTTACCCTTTAGCTCATCAGGGTATAGAATATATATCAGCCCTCAACTCTATGCCCCCCTTAATATAAACCAGAAAACGACcaatcaataggcaaccctggcacactgacctggcTAAAAAAATGGAAAAGGAACTTCTCTGGAAGATAAGCCACTCCCAAGAGGACTTCATCAGGTATAAAGAGGCAGCTTTTACATTCAAAAACACACTTCAACAAAGTCATATGTGCCCTATATCtcaatcccaaacagctattgGCCACCTTCAAGTCCGTTCTCTGTAATCCTGTGACGCCTCCGACATCACTTTTCTGAGCTGAATTTGTCTCTTACTTCAAAAGCAAAGTTTGCACCATCAGAGACACCCTACATCCCTACACGCACTCTTCCTAACTGTTCGGTGCACTTCATCTTTATCCTGTTTCTTATTCTTAATATCTAAATCCCAGCTCACCTCCTGCaggcttgacccgatccagttacATCTCATCCCCAACCTCACTGAAGTCTTTACTCCTACTctagggtaggtgggtgatggtaggttcccaggctgtaacagagtcccatgtgtccacagtaaaagagagAAAtaccagcttggagctctgtatcgaggcagccactcaatgcAGCACCAGGAAGTAGaatgatgccggaacaatcacaggcatagcgCGAGGAATGTGTTCAGCGGCAGCCCATCTTGACAGCTgcagaaacgctggagcagacggatcatcaacaccaacaacacactcatatgatgttccagtgaggtgctgagatgccagaacaatcacaggcacagtgcaagaaacaagttcagcggcaggccaacttgagagctgccaaaacacaggagcatgcggatcatcaatgccaacaacacgctcattatatagcatccaagcaagctgctggaacaatcatgggctcagcccaaggaatgagttcaccagcaggccagcttgacagctgttgaaatgcCGCACCAGGCggctcatcaacaccaacaacatgatcattatatggcgtcccagcgagctgctgaaatgctggaacaatcacaggcatggtgtgaggaacaaggtcagcagcaagacagcttgtgagctgccaaaatgccggtcAGGCAAAACATCAACGACAGCAatctgctgaatataggcagatcatcaatgccaaaaaCCCGctgacgaagtcgtgggcagaagctagtatttctataaactgtgctctacTTGTGGCAGAGTGTGAAGGTGACAACAGCATGAGGAAGCCATACAATGACCAAGTGGCAGAGCGTGGAGGTGGGaatagcatgaggaggccatacaggaacccagtgtggaggttgcagtagccttatgaggccatacggtgacccagtgacagagtggAGAGAATGCAGCATCCTTATGAGACCATACAGTAGAGATTGCAGCAGTCTTTTGAattcatacagtgacccagtagcaGAGTATGTATATTGCAGCAGAGTgagaaggccatacagtgacccaattACAGAGTGACAATGTGGCAGCAACATCATTAGACCATACAGTAACGcagtggcagagtgggaaggTGGCAGAAGCataaggaggccatacagtgaaccAGTGGAAGATTGTGAAGTATTCAGCAGCCTTATGAGCCCATACAGTAAACAAgtagcagagtgtggaggtttcaAAAGCCTAatgagaccatacagtgacccaatagcagagtgtggaggtttcagtagccttatgaggtcatacagtgacccagtggcagagtgtagagATTACAGAAGCCTTATGAGGCTATACATTGACCCAATGGCAGAGTGGGGAAGTGACAGTAGTgagaggaggccatagagtggcCCAGTGCCAGAGTGTGGAGGTTACAGCAGCCTTATGAAGCCATACAATGACCCAGTGGAAGAGTTGGGAGAATGCAGCAGCCTTATTAGCCCACacagtaacccagtggcagagtgtgacaTAGTGTGACAGTGTGGCAGAGTGTGacatagtgtgaccagtggtagagTGTGGAGGTTACAGCAATCTTATGAGGCCATATAGTGACCCAATAAcagagtggagaggctgcagtAGTGTCAGGAGGGCCTACAGTGACCTAGTGGCAGAATGAAGAGATTGCAGCAGCCAGAAGAGGCCATTTAGTTACCTAGTAGCAGAGTTTGTATATTGCAGCAGAGTGAGGAGGCCATTCAGTGATCCAGTTGTTGAGTAACAAGGTGAAAGCAGCCTCTTTAGACTATACAGTAACCTACTGGCAGAATGGGGAGGTGACAGTAGTGTAAGGAGGCCATCCAGTGAACCAGTGGAAGATTGTGGTGTTTgctgcagccttatgaggccatagagtgacccagtggcagaatggAGGTGACAGCAGTTTTACAAAGTCATAAAGAAACCCAATAACATAGTGTGTAGATTGCAGCAGCTTTCAGGAGGCCATACATTGACCCAGTTGCAGACTGACGATGTGGCAGCAACCTCATGGGGCTGCATAGTAACTCAATGGCAGAAtgtggaggccatacagtgacccagtggaagaTAGTGGAGCCTTATGAGGACATCCAGTATCCCAGTGGCAGAGTATGGAGGTTGAAGTAGCGTGAATAGTccatacagtgatccagtggcagagtgtagagattgcaacagccttatgaggccatcaATTGACCAAGTGGCAAAGTGCGGTGAGGTAGCAGGTATTATTTAATCTACTGCATCGGGCATTGGTGTGTGCAAATCCTGGCTGATCCATGTCTGATTCATCTCCACAAAGGTGAGTCTCAAATTTTTGGGTGGCCAGGTGACTTCTCCCTGTGGTATCTATTGCTCCCTCTGCACTGAAGATCAGCTCTGATGTCACTACTGAAAAGACAGGACAGCTTTTCCAGAGCAAACTCAGCAAGTTTTTGCCAGAAGtccagtttggctgcccagaAGTCCAACGGATCTTCCACAACGAGTGGCAGGGTGCACACTAAGTATACCACCAGCTGCTGGTTCTGCTCTGTGTCTAGATGCTGATGAGGAGCTTCTTCACTATGCAGGTGAAGAAAGTTTCTCATCAGCGACTTTAGGCTCAGGCTGCCTGATGGAGCCCATACTACTCCTTCCACCCTCACCCCCTCCCACAGCTGCCATGCCAGTGCAAGTTGAGCGCTCAGGGCTCCGGCGTCGGGACATGCGAGAGGATGGACAATGGCACAGATAGGCAGTGGCCAACTTGCTGCATCACGTATCTCcatagtagttcagtttgtcctccctCTCAGTGGGTATAAAAAAGACCCCCATTTTTCCCTGGTAGCAAGCATTTAACATTGTGGATAGCCAGTAGTCATCCCAATTGCGATCAGCTACATCATCATGCAATAAAGTCTGCAGGTCAATGATGTCCTCCTCAACAGTCTTTAAGCCAGGTGCCTGTCAGTTCGCAACACCAGCCCCATgccactctcctcatcactactAGCGCAGGAAGAagcagatgtcttctccacatctTGACTGGGCGCTAGCTAATGACTGTCCGGTAGTATCTCATCCTCATAGTACAGTGGATCTGAGCTAACAGCACAGAGTAATTTTCTAGCTGAGTTATTATGaaaggacagaggcaggttcTGGACATGTGATGGCACAGGGCCTGCTCCAAGACCATGATAAGTAAGGATTGCGTCTGAAGAACCAACTGACTCTTGgctgggggtgtctgatgtgacaTAGGATGAAGTGGATGACTTCAACCGTTCAGTGGCTGGTTAAGACATGACCGCAACTTGACACTGGGTGCTTGGGCCTTTGTAAGTGATGCCTGCTGTCACGTCCCCTTACTTTGCTGTGAACTGTGCCTGCgccagaaacatttaggcctgCGACCATTCTCTGTGCATGGCCTGTGTCCTCTCTGtctgagaaatggcctgtaattttataTTGGGAACAAAATGGTGAATATGTCCCTATTTTGTTTCCTCACTGATAAGCACTATTAAAATAAGAGTGAGAATAACTGGGAACTGTAGAGATTAGTGACTTAGAATTTGTGGGAGGTTTTCACAACTGTATTGCaaaatggcctgtaattgtaTACCCTGCAAACAATGACAAATTTGCCCCTTATTTGTTTCCCCACAAATAAACAACTTTAAAAAGGCACGATGAGCTGAGTGCAGATATTACTGAATGATAATTCACTGCTTTTGattgtaaaaggcttgttgtgttccaccttgtacacacaggtatgagtaatgagcagcagtatagcggCAGGGAgtgctgcaatgtgtattaagtTTTTTCTGTTAATGACGCTGTaaccaccccaaattcttctttgatttcCATCCTATACTTTCATTTCAGTTGCAATCTGATTTCTCTGAACTTCTATCCATTTTCTATCACTGTCCCTagctcctgctgatgtctgtccctgCACTAAGAGCGATGTGAAATGACTGTGACGCTGGTTTTTATATGGCTGTGACGTCACAGGGGCGGTTAGCTGCTGATTAGCTGTATGCTTGACATTGTGGGTGTTCCTgtgttcccagagttccctgTCCCTTCTCCTAATATGTGCAGAAGCCATTTTAATCAAAAATGCAATCAATACTGGGAAGTAAAAACACTTCCCCTTCCAACTCTCTCTCTATACAAGATAGGATACTTCTTTTTTATGTTGAGGAGAttctaattaatttatttataggtaatgtagtaacaattccattctgtcctaccagcacacaggggcaggaattcCACACTATTGTGCTGCTAGTGGGATGGAAAGGAAACAGGTTATAAGGGATACAAGGAATATGTATGTGTTTAGGAGAAAGTAGGTGTCAGCGAGGGGTAGTCTCAGAATGATTTTGGATAGGA carries:
- the LOC142214599 gene encoding vomeronasal type-2 receptor 26-like, whose translation is MTTANKGFRALPLSPPAPPTKPRSRCNDRCSPGYRKAPNGGYHVCCYDCVPCSEDEMSNTTDSETCHKCPEEEWPDEKKVTCIPKTYEFLSYEKDILVSVFMSITLCLSVITLFILGIFIYYWDTPIVKANNRTVSFILLVSILLGFLCVFFFLGRPVAITCLLRQTSFGIFFSIGVSSVLAKTVTVCIAFKATKPGSVWVKFVSLKVSNSVVLVCSSVQVLICVIWMLVSPPYVEFDHQSYPGKIIIQCNEGSDLWFYSMLGYMGLLAAVSFLLAFMVRTLPDSFNEAKYITFSMLLFCSVWMAMIPAYLSTRGKYMVAVEIFAILTSCSGILGCTFLPKVYILLLKPDLNSRNAIMEKSKL